From the genome of Phreatobacter cathodiphilus, one region includes:
- a CDS encoding RNA polymerase sigma factor: MLDVRQLFMRHAREIHRYLRRRGHSHDAAADLTQDTFVRVMAIDAGEDYANPRAYLHMIARNLSVDLLRRERTVPFITGCDEHMQAVADPAPTPETVVYDRQRLAIVEAAIAELPEKTRRAFELHRLAEMTIAEVGREVGLSTTRTWVLIRDAYRHLRRRLNESQV, encoded by the coding sequence ATGCTCGACGTCAGACAGCTCTTCATGCGGCACGCGCGGGAGATCCACCGCTACCTCCGACGGCGGGGGCACAGCCATGACGCCGCCGCGGACCTGACCCAGGACACCTTCGTGCGGGTGATGGCCATCGATGCGGGCGAGGACTACGCCAACCCCCGCGCCTATCTCCACATGATCGCGCGCAACCTCTCGGTCGACCTGCTGCGGCGGGAGAGGACCGTCCCCTTCATCACCGGCTGCGACGAGCACATGCAGGCCGTCGCCGATCCGGCACCGACGCCCGAGACGGTCGTCTATGACCGCCAGCGCCTCGCCATCGTCGAGGCGGCGATCGCCGAACTGCCGGAGAAGACGCGCCGCGCCTTCGAGCTGCACCGCCTGGCGGAGATGACCATCGCGGAGGTCGGCCGCGAGGTCGGGCTGTCCACGACACGCACCTGGGTGCTCATCCGCGACGCCTACCGGCACCTGCGCCGCCGCCTGAACGAGAGCCAGGTCTGA
- a CDS encoding invasion associated locus B family protein: MWRVGLSPRSALFLLVAAAVSPASLAPAQQPAPLTRPATPLPPGTSVAPAPAPLFPNGASSVVETFGDWTVDCRAAEGRKLCLLAQSQGDTRSGQRVFAIELRAPREGRSDGTILMPFGLKLENGAILKLDDKDLGQGVRFSTCVPAGCLLPVSFPKVATDAMTSATKLTVAALSLSSGEAVTFNVTLNGFSAALARAAQLGD; this comes from the coding sequence ATGTGGCGCGTTGGCCTCTCTCCCCGCTCGGCTCTGTTCCTTCTCGTGGCCGCCGCCGTGTCGCCGGCCTCGCTCGCGCCCGCCCAACAGCCGGCCCCTCTGACGCGCCCGGCCACGCCCCTGCCCCCCGGCACGAGCGTGGCGCCGGCCCCGGCGCCGCTCTTTCCCAACGGGGCCAGCAGCGTCGTCGAAACCTTCGGCGACTGGACGGTCGACTGCCGGGCGGCGGAGGGGCGCAAGCTCTGCCTGCTGGCGCAGTCGCAGGGTGACACCCGATCGGGCCAGCGCGTCTTCGCCATCGAACTGAGGGCCCCCCGCGAGGGTCGCAGCGACGGCACCATCCTCATGCCCTTCGGGCTGAAGCTGGAGAACGGCGCCATCCTGAAGCTCGACGACAAGGATCTCGGCCAGGGCGTGCGCTTCTCCACCTGCGTGCCCGCGGGCTGCCTGCTGCCCGTCTCCTTCCCGAAGGTCGCCACCGACGCCATGACCTCGGCGACCAAGCTGACCGTCGCCGCGCTCAGCCTGTCGTCCGGCGAGGCGGTGACGTTCAACGTCACCCTGAACGGATTTTCCGCCGCCCTGGCGCGGGCCGCCCAGCTCGGCGACTGA
- a CDS encoding GMC family oxidoreductase has translation MSVKRLAPVDVVVVGAGLGAAAFTRHLVEEAPALSVVVLERGGWVDRAALPAFRADFQRDVLGPYATSPNVRLAAGGIAPSADYAVDDSQSDFKPLMWSGVGGSTINWAAHFPRFHPSDFRTRSLDGVGDDWPFTYADLEPFYDLNDARFGIAGLPGDPAYPPKPARPMPPIALGRLGMTAARGFDRLGWHWWPVDSAINSREHAGRPGCNHCGPCQQGCVTGAKASTDMTHWPEAIARGVEMRTGAVVLQVEIEAGRVTGVTYRTAEGDLFQPAATVVVAGNGVGTARLLLASGVTSPALGRNLMYHGAGYVRGFFAEDLDGPVGPTGCAIYSHEFYETDRSRGFVRGVHLQATRENPLAVQAARLPRPWGEEAHAALLREFRHSMAILVVNEDLPEPENHVGLTGETAPDGLPGVKVVYRLSDHSRRALDFGLDRAEEMLRAAGAVETVRVPLAPFTGWHLLGTARMGTDPATSVTDGSGRVHGVSGLLVADGSLFTTSAAVNPGSTIGALATKVADDFARLVA, from the coding sequence TTGTCCGTCAAGCGTCTCGCGCCTGTCGACGTCGTCGTGGTCGGAGCCGGCCTCGGTGCCGCGGCCTTCACCCGCCACCTGGTCGAGGAAGCCCCGGCCCTCTCCGTCGTCGTGCTGGAGCGCGGCGGCTGGGTGGACCGCGCGGCGCTTCCGGCCTTCCGCGCCGATTTCCAGCGCGACGTCCTCGGCCCCTACGCCACCTCGCCCAACGTGCGTCTCGCCGCGGGCGGCATCGCCCCCTCCGCCGACTACGCCGTCGACGACAGCCAGTCCGACTTCAAGCCGCTGATGTGGAGCGGCGTCGGCGGCTCCACCATCAACTGGGCGGCGCATTTCCCCCGCTTCCACCCCTCCGACTTCCGCACCCGCAGCCTCGACGGCGTCGGTGACGACTGGCCCTTCACCTATGCCGACCTCGAGCCCTTCTACGACCTCAACGACGCGCGCTTCGGCATCGCGGGGCTGCCCGGCGATCCCGCCTATCCGCCGAAGCCGGCGCGCCCCATGCCGCCCATCGCCCTCGGGCGGCTCGGCATGACGGCGGCGCGCGGCTTCGACCGCCTCGGCTGGCACTGGTGGCCGGTGGATTCCGCCATCAACAGCCGCGAGCACGCCGGCCGTCCCGGCTGCAACCATTGCGGCCCCTGCCAGCAGGGCTGCGTCACCGGCGCCAAGGCCTCCACCGACATGACCCACTGGCCCGAGGCCATCGCCCGCGGCGTCGAGATGCGCACGGGCGCGGTGGTGCTGCAGGTGGAGATCGAGGCGGGGCGCGTCACCGGCGTTACCTACCGCACGGCGGAGGGCGATCTCTTCCAGCCGGCGGCGACGGTGGTGGTCGCCGGCAACGGCGTCGGCACGGCGCGCCTGCTGCTCGCCTCCGGCGTCACCTCGCCGGCGCTCGGCCGCAACCTCATGTATCACGGCGCCGGGTACGTCCGCGGCTTCTTCGCCGAGGATCTCGACGGTCCCGTCGGGCCCACCGGCTGCGCCATCTACAGCCACGAGTTCTACGAGACCGACCGCTCCCGCGGCTTCGTGCGTGGCGTCCATCTGCAGGCGACGCGCGAAAATCCGCTCGCCGTGCAGGCGGCCCGCCTGCCCCGGCCCTGGGGTGAGGAGGCCCATGCGGCGTTGCTGCGCGAGTTCCGGCATTCCATGGCCATCCTCGTCGTCAACGAGGACCTGCCCGAGCCGGAGAACCACGTCGGCCTCACCGGCGAGACGGCGCCCGACGGCCTCCCCGGCGTGAAGGTCGTCTATCGCCTCTCCGACCATTCGCGCCGCGCGCTCGACTTCGGCCTCGACCGCGCCGAGGAGATGCTGCGCGCGGCCGGCGCCGTCGAGACGGTGCGCGTGCCGCTCGCCCCCTTCACCGGCTGGCACCTTCTCGGCACCGCGCGCATGGGCACCGACCCCGCCACCTCCGTCACCGACGGCAGCGGCCGCGTCCACGGCGTCAGCGGGCTTCTCGTCGCAGACGGCAGCCTCTTCACCACCTCGGCGGCGGTCAATCCCGGCTCCACCATCGGTGCGCTGGCGACCAAGGTCGCCGACGATTTCGCGAGGCTCGTCGCATGA
- a CDS encoding TIGR04282 family arsenosugar biosynthesis glycosyltransferase translates to MTKRTIGLGLMAKPPRPGIAKTRLAAAIGAAAAADLAAAFLMDGAAIAAAAAGPADLCCEVFYRPADGAAEIAALVGQDWPMVFCDRGELGATMWDVLFRLLARHPAGAMVMGADLPLVPPAVLGEAAEVLRRGGERAVVVMPSADGGYGLIGVRSALAAPLFAPMAWSTAGVLAETLRRAGAEGLTVHLLPEQHDVDEPEDLAWLRAALAAAPGAAPATRAALARLDGGAGG, encoded by the coding sequence ATGACGAAGCGAACGATCGGCCTCGGGCTGATGGCGAAGCCGCCGCGGCCCGGCATCGCCAAGACCCGGCTGGCGGCGGCGATCGGCGCCGCGGCGGCGGCCGACCTCGCGGCCGCCTTCCTCATGGACGGGGCGGCCATTGCCGCGGCGGCGGCGGGGCCGGCCGATCTTTGCTGCGAGGTGTTTTACCGGCCGGCGGATGGGGCGGCCGAGATCGCCGCCCTCGTCGGGCAGGACTGGCCCATGGTCTTCTGCGACAGGGGCGAACTCGGCGCCACCATGTGGGACGTGCTCTTCCGGCTCCTGGCGCGCCATCCCGCGGGGGCCATGGTGATGGGCGCCGACCTGCCGCTCGTTCCGCCGGCGGTTCTCGGCGAGGCGGCGGAGGTGCTGCGGCGCGGCGGGGAGCGAGCCGTGGTCGTCATGCCGAGCGCCGACGGCGGCTACGGATTGATCGGCGTCCGCTCGGCGCTGGCGGCGCCGCTCTTCGCGCCCATGGCCTGGAGCACGGCCGGGGTGCTGGCCGAGACGCTCAGGCGGGCCGGGGCTGAGGGGCTCACGGTCCATCTCCTGCCGGAGCAGCACGACGTGGACGAGCCGGAAGACCTCGCCTGGCTGCGCGCGGCGCTGGCGGCGGCGCCCGGTGCCGCGCCGGCGACGCGGGCGGCGCTCGCCCGCCTCGACGGAGGCGCCGGTGGCTGA
- a CDS encoding sensor histidine kinase encodes MLGTISPAADEEDIAERLRRREAELARVQRIGQVGGLEVDLTGGMFRNRRSPEYLRLHGLPPTHTHETHEAWVARIHPEDRQRVVDHFRRTVEGTDTDYTAEYRIIRPSDGVTRWILAKAEIERGPDGSPLRLVGAHIDVTARRVAEEEKELLARELAHRIKNVFAVVQGLIMLSARSQPQHLGFARDVADRVTALAQATQYVAPGGIPRTEKVDLLAFLRSLLAAYRNGAGDAVACEGDSVQIGPRAATTIALVVHELATNAVKYGALSHPDGRLTVTLMRGLDGYVLSWHEASGRLLTSGPGHAGFGTDLIQKVLAAQFQTSLELTWLPTGLDARLAIMNEHLAR; translated from the coding sequence ATGCTGGGAACCATCTCGCCGGCCGCCGACGAGGAAGACATCGCCGAACGACTCCGGCGCCGCGAGGCCGAGTTGGCGCGGGTCCAGCGGATCGGCCAGGTCGGCGGGCTCGAGGTCGACCTGACGGGCGGCATGTTCCGCAATCGGCGCTCGCCCGAATACCTCAGGCTGCACGGACTGCCCCCGACCCACACGCACGAGACCCACGAGGCCTGGGTGGCCCGTATCCACCCCGAGGATCGTCAGAGGGTGGTGGACCATTTCCGTCGGACGGTGGAAGGCACCGATACCGACTATACCGCCGAGTACCGCATCATCCGCCCGAGCGACGGCGTTACCCGCTGGATTCTCGCCAAGGCGGAGATCGAACGGGGGCCGGACGGCTCGCCCCTTCGCCTCGTCGGGGCCCATATCGACGTCACGGCGCGCCGGGTCGCGGAGGAGGAGAAGGAGCTGCTGGCCCGCGAACTCGCCCATCGCATCAAGAACGTCTTCGCCGTGGTCCAGGGCCTCATCATGCTCTCGGCCCGCAGCCAGCCGCAGCATCTCGGCTTCGCCCGTGACGTCGCCGACCGGGTGACGGCTCTCGCCCAGGCGACGCAATATGTCGCCCCCGGCGGCATCCCTCGCACGGAAAAGGTAGATCTCCTCGCTTTCCTCCGCTCCCTCCTCGCCGCCTACCGCAACGGGGCCGGCGACGCGGTGGCCTGCGAGGGCGACAGCGTGCAGATCGGACCCCGCGCCGCGACGACCATCGCTCTCGTGGTCCATGAACTCGCCACCAACGCCGTGAAATACGGGGCCCTCTCCCATCCCGACGGACGCCTCACGGTGACGCTGATGCGCGGCCTCGACGGCTACGTCCTGTCGTGGCATGAGGCGTCAGGACGGCTGCTGACGAGCGGGCCCGGCCATGCCGGCTTCGGCACCGACCTCATCCAGAAGGTGCTCGCGGCGCAGTTCCAGACCAGCCTCGAACTGACCTGGCTGCCCACCGGCCTCGATGCCCGCCTCGCCATCATGAACGAGCACCTCGCCCGCTAA
- a CDS encoding ferritin-like domain-containing protein, with translation MAKEKTLDDLFLDTLKDIYYAERKILKTLPKMQRAAQSDKLKEAFGKHRDETEGQIERLQQVFELLGKPARGKTCDAIEGIVAEGEEIMDEFKGTAALDAGLISSAQAVEHYEMTRYGTLKRWAEELGMKEAADLFAKTLAEEEKTDADLTKLADAGVNERAKAKKAA, from the coding sequence ATGGCCAAGGAAAAGACTCTGGACGACCTGTTCCTGGACACCCTGAAGGACATCTACTACGCGGAGCGCAAGATCCTGAAGACGCTGCCGAAAATGCAGCGTGCAGCGCAGTCCGACAAGCTGAAGGAGGCCTTCGGCAAGCATCGCGACGAGACCGAGGGTCAGATCGAGCGCCTCCAGCAGGTCTTCGAACTCCTCGGCAAGCCGGCGCGCGGCAAGACCTGCGACGCCATCGAGGGCATCGTCGCCGAGGGCGAGGAGATCATGGACGAGTTCAAGGGCACTGCCGCCCTCGACGCCGGCCTGATCTCGTCGGCCCAGGCGGTGGAGCATTACGAGATGACCCGCTACGGCACGCTGAAGCGTTGGGCCGAGGAACTCGGCATGAAGGAAGCCGCCGACCTCTTCGCCAAGACGCTCGCCGAGGAGGAGAAGACCGACGCGGACCTGACGAAGCTCGCCGATGCCGGCGTCAACGAGCGCGCCAAGGCCAAGAAGGCCGCCTGA
- a CDS encoding amidase: MTRAMSWSEWARHDATALAERVRAGEITAAELAAQTRDAVVALNPTLDAVVEIFDDVVADPTRDGMDPTGVFAGVPYLMKDLGPTLKGRLQEMGSLLMQGNRAAADSHLTDKIRKAGLNIIGRSTTPEFGVCSSAENTICVTRNPWNTDYTTCGSSAGSAAMVAAGATPISHGTDGGGSIRIPAGVNGLVGLKPSRGVFSIAPGGSDLSSVVSSQGCLTRSVRDTAAFVDACRGGAPGEFMPYWTADEPYVDLVRRDPGKLRIAMSHQWGPYSASPEIVAELERAGRFLEDLGHHVEWALPAIDFAAAYQAQTTCYITNFAQTIALLLEPRGLTKPPEDKVEPMNVRLWAAGIDATYSERTRMQLAFNTASRGFGAFFETFDLILTPTMAKPTPPIGTREYLTVSDNPSVHDWFANLWAIFAYTPLSNLCGIPGLSMPFGRLPGGLPMGIQLQTRQGGDGLLLQVAAQVERALGGQWNGGAMPTHHVTGL, encoded by the coding sequence ATGACACGCGCGATGAGCTGGAGCGAATGGGCCCGTCACGACGCCACCGCGCTGGCCGAACGGGTGCGGGCCGGCGAGATCACCGCGGCCGAGCTCGCCGCGCAGACGCGCGACGCGGTCGTCGCCCTCAACCCGACCCTCGACGCCGTGGTGGAAATCTTCGACGACGTGGTCGCCGACCCGACGCGGGACGGCATGGACCCGACCGGCGTCTTCGCCGGCGTGCCCTACCTGATGAAGGATCTCGGCCCGACCCTGAAGGGCCGGCTGCAGGAGATGGGCTCGCTCCTGATGCAGGGGAACAGGGCGGCCGCCGACAGCCACCTCACGGACAAGATCCGCAAGGCAGGCCTCAACATCATCGGCCGCTCGACGACGCCGGAATTCGGCGTCTGCAGCTCGGCCGAGAACACGATCTGCGTCACCCGCAACCCGTGGAACACGGACTACACGACCTGCGGCTCCTCCGCCGGCTCGGCGGCGATGGTGGCGGCGGGGGCGACGCCGATCTCGCACGGCACGGACGGCGGCGGCTCCATCCGCATTCCCGCCGGGGTCAACGGCCTCGTCGGCCTGAAGCCCTCGCGCGGCGTCTTCTCCATCGCGCCGGGCGGCTCGGACCTTTCGAGCGTCGTCTCCTCCCAGGGCTGCCTGACGCGGAGCGTGCGCGACACCGCCGCCTTCGTCGACGCCTGCCGCGGCGGCGCGCCAGGCGAGTTCATGCCCTACTGGACGGCCGACGAGCCCTATGTGGATCTCGTCCGCCGCGATCCCGGAAAGCTGCGCATCGCCATGTCGCACCAGTGGGGCCCGTACAGCGCCAGCCCGGAGATCGTCGCCGAGCTGGAGCGGGCGGGGCGTTTCCTCGAAGACCTCGGCCACCATGTCGAGTGGGCGCTGCCCGCCATCGACTTCGCCGCCGCCTACCAGGCGCAGACGACCTGCTACATCACCAATTTCGCCCAGACCATCGCCCTGCTCCTGGAGCCGCGCGGCCTGACGAAGCCGCCGGAGGACAAGGTCGAGCCGATGAACGTCAGGCTCTGGGCGGCGGGGATCGACGCGACCTACTCCGAGCGCACCCGCATGCAGCTCGCCTTCAACACGGCGTCGCGCGGCTTCGGCGCCTTCTTCGAGACCTTCGACCTGATTCTCACCCCCACCATGGCGAAGCCGACGCCGCCGATCGGAACGCGCGAATATCTGACGGTGAGCGACAACCCCTCCGTCCACGACTGGTTCGCCAACCTCTGGGCGATCTTCGCCTATACGCCGCTGTCCAATCTCTGCGGCATTCCAGGCCTGTCCATGCCCTTCGGCCGGCTGCCGGGCGGGCTGCCCATGGGCATCCAGCTGCAGACGCGGCAGGGCGGCGACGGGCTGCTGCTGCAGGTGGCGGCGCAGGTGGAGCGGGCGCTCGGCGGACAGTGGAACGGCGGCGCCATGCCGACCCACCACGTCACCGGACTGTAG
- a CDS encoding FAD-dependent oxidoreductase has translation MADHHIVLVGGGHTHVQVLTAFRDRPEPGARLTLVTDRRLTPYSGMLPGHIAGHYRREAMHIDLEALARRCGAGFRLAAATGIDRDGRAVRLADGGSLAFDTLSLDVGITPDLTGIDGADRHALAVKPIGGLLDQLDARLAGEGKPNRILMVGGGPAGIEIALALRTRLAAREPRPWIGIAAGEALAPGLNAGMRRRIRAALARRGVTVLEPCRIASVDADGATASDGRRIAAELVIVSTAARAPNWLASTGLRRAEDGSVLTADTLATLSDPAIFAVGDCAAIDGQRREKAGVFAVRQGPPLVENLRRRVRGAALRPYRAQTRYLAILSTGDGGAVAGRGRWLALEGRWVWLWKDWLDRSFMGRFDASD, from the coding sequence GTGGCTGACCATCACATCGTGCTGGTCGGCGGCGGCCACACCCATGTCCAGGTGCTCACCGCCTTCCGCGACCGGCCCGAGCCCGGCGCGCGGCTGACCCTCGTCACCGACCGCAGGCTCACGCCCTATTCCGGCATGCTGCCCGGCCACATCGCCGGCCATTACCGGCGCGAGGCGATGCATATCGACCTGGAAGCGCTCGCCCGGCGCTGCGGCGCCGGCTTCCGTCTCGCCGCCGCCACCGGCATCGACCGCGACGGGCGCGCGGTGCGGCTCGCCGACGGCGGAAGCCTCGCCTTCGACACGCTCTCCCTCGACGTCGGCATCACCCCGGACCTCACGGGCATCGACGGAGCGGACCGCCACGCCCTCGCGGTGAAGCCGATCGGCGGGCTGCTGGACCAGCTCGACGCGCGCCTCGCCGGCGAAGGGAAGCCCAACCGCATCCTGATGGTCGGCGGCGGCCCGGCCGGCATCGAGATCGCCCTTGCGCTGCGCACCCGCCTCGCGGCGCGGGAGCCACGGCCCTGGATCGGCATCGCCGCGGGTGAGGCGCTGGCGCCCGGCCTCAATGCCGGCATGCGGCGGCGCATCCGGGCGGCGCTCGCGCGCCGTGGGGTGACCGTGCTCGAACCCTGCCGGATCGCGTCGGTGGACGCCGACGGCGCGACCGCCTCCGACGGCCGGCGGATCGCCGCCGAGCTCGTCATCGTCTCGACAGCGGCGCGGGCGCCCAACTGGCTGGCCTCCACCGGGCTGCGGCGGGCGGAGGACGGCTCGGTGCTGACGGCGGACACGCTCGCCACCCTCTCGGACCCGGCGATCTTCGCGGTTGGGGATTGTGCGGCGATCGACGGACAGCGGCGCGAGAAGGCCGGCGTCTTCGCGGTGCGACAGGGACCGCCGCTGGTCGAAAACCTCAGGCGGCGGGTGCGCGGCGCGGCGCTGCGCCCCTACCGCGCCCAGACGCGCTATCTCGCCATCCTGTCGACGGGCGACGGCGGTGCGGTGGCCGGCCGCGGCCGCTGGCTCGCGCTCGAAGGGCGCTGGGTCTGGCTGTGGAAGGACTGGCTCGACCGCAGCTTCATGGGCCGCTTCGACGCCTCGGACTGA
- a CDS encoding TVP38/TMEM64 family protein has translation MSPGSLMTDRRVWIALAAVAVLVGLRWSGVADYLSLETLRAHRGTLTAWVAANGVLAAAAFVAVYTAAVAFSVPGAVFLTLSGGFLFGAALGTALTVTAATIGATLVFLLARTLFGADALDRLGPQAARLAAGIRRDAASYLLVLRLVPLFPFFLVNLVPAFVGVPLATYVITTFVGVIPATAVFSLAGAGLGSVLDRGGAVTPGAILTPEILAGLGGLALLSLAAIPLRRWLERRESAERR, from the coding sequence ATGTCGCCCGGCTCTCTCATGACGGACCGGCGCGTCTGGATCGCCCTCGCGGCGGTCGCGGTGCTGGTCGGGCTGCGCTGGTCGGGGGTGGCGGACTATCTGTCGCTGGAGACCCTGCGCGCCCACCGGGGGACGCTCACCGCCTGGGTGGCGGCCAACGGGGTGCTGGCGGCAGCGGCCTTCGTCGCGGTCTATACGGCGGCGGTCGCCTTCTCCGTCCCCGGCGCGGTGTTCCTGACGCTGAGCGGCGGCTTCCTGTTCGGGGCGGCGCTCGGCACGGCGCTGACGGTGACGGCGGCGACCATCGGCGCGACCCTGGTCTTCCTGCTGGCGCGGACGCTGTTCGGTGCCGACGCCCTCGACCGCCTCGGCCCGCAGGCGGCACGGCTCGCCGCGGGCATCCGCCGCGACGCCGCCTCCTATCTCCTGGTGCTCAGGCTGGTGCCGCTCTTTCCGTTCTTCTTGGTCAACCTCGTGCCGGCCTTCGTCGGTGTGCCGCTCGCCACCTATGTCATCACCACCTTCGTCGGCGTCATTCCCGCCACCGCCGTCTTCTCGCTGGCGGGAGCCGGCCTCGGGTCGGTGCTCGACCGGGGCGGCGCGGTCACGCCGGGCGCGATCCTGACGCCGGAGATCCTCGCCGGGCTCGGCGGCCTCGCCCTTCTGTCGCTGGCGGCGATCCCGCTGCGCCGCTGGCTGGAGCGGCGCGAGAGCGCGGAGAGGCGCTGA
- a CDS encoding FecR family protein, translating into MTADPPPDDGLFEEALDIVIRLQNAPANPVTLELIRHWRARSPQHDAAWREAAELHGMAGQVLSDQNVGGAMPSRRVVLGGMAGLAIAVGAAVHGPEAWLRLTADRVTATAEVARFQLADGTGVILGPASAIRLAAGGRVDLLEGAACIHMAPGGGRSFEATVGGLAVRASDAAFSLSRESGILSLGAERGSLSVTTPPGAGVRVGPGEWLRLDEATGRLERGRLLPGQFAAWRQGQLVAEDETVAAVVAQIRRWHSGRIIVAAPGLGARRISGVFDLNSPLLALEAVLHPFEARIRHLPPWLTVVSTI; encoded by the coding sequence ATGACGGCAGATCCACCGCCTGACGACGGCCTGTTCGAGGAGGCGCTCGACATCGTCATCCGTCTGCAGAACGCCCCGGCCAATCCGGTGACGCTGGAGCTGATCCGCCACTGGCGGGCCCGTAGCCCCCAGCACGACGCGGCGTGGCGGGAGGCGGCGGAGCTGCACGGCATGGCCGGCCAGGTGCTGAGCGACCAGAACGTCGGCGGCGCGATGCCGTCGCGGCGGGTGGTTCTCGGTGGCATGGCAGGCCTGGCGATCGCCGTCGGAGCCGCGGTGCACGGGCCGGAGGCCTGGCTGCGCCTCACGGCCGACCGCGTCACCGCCACGGCCGAAGTCGCCCGGTTCCAGCTCGCCGACGGGACCGGCGTCATCCTCGGCCCGGCCAGCGCCATTCGGCTCGCGGCGGGCGGCCGGGTCGATCTCCTGGAGGGAGCCGCCTGTATCCATATGGCGCCCGGCGGCGGGCGCTCCTTCGAGGCCACGGTCGGCGGCCTCGCGGTGAGGGCGAGCGACGCCGCCTTCAGCCTCTCGCGGGAGTCCGGCATCCTGTCGCTCGGCGCCGAACGGGGGAGCCTGTCCGTCACCACGCCGCCCGGTGCCGGCGTGCGGGTGGGGCCCGGCGAGTGGCTGCGCCTCGACGAGGCGACGGGCCGGCTGGAGCGGGGCCGGCTCCTGCCCGGCCAGTTCGCCGCCTGGCGCCAGGGCCAGCTCGTCGCCGAGGACGAGACGGTGGCCGCGGTGGTGGCGCAGATCCGCCGGTGGCATTCCGGCCGCATCATCGTGGCGGCGCCGGGGCTCGGCGCGCGGCGCATCAGCGGCGTCTTCGACCTCAACAGCCCGCTCCTCGCCCTCGAGGCCGTGCTCCATCCCTTCGAGGCCCGCATCCGGCACCTGCCGCCCTGGCTGACCGTGGTCTCGACCATCTGA
- a CDS encoding pyridoxamine 5'-phosphate oxidase family protein — MSESHATPQDVYDLIETVRIGMLVTAREEGSGMRARPMAAHVKAEEGAIYFLTDVEGRKDDEVEKEHHVCLAFSDPKSERYASVSGLAAISNDRAKIRELFSMAAKAWWDSPEDPSIRLVRVTPREAEIWKGPGRVVSMIKMAAAAATGGRPDLGENAKVKMG; from the coding sequence ATGTCAGAATCCCACGCCACCCCCCAGGACGTCTACGACCTGATCGAAACGGTCCGGATCGGGATGCTCGTCACCGCGCGCGAGGAGGGTTCCGGCATGCGCGCCCGTCCGATGGCGGCCCACGTCAAGGCCGAGGAGGGCGCGATCTATTTCCTCACCGACGTCGAGGGGAGGAAGGATGACGAGGTGGAGAAGGAGCACCACGTCTGCCTCGCCTTCTCCGATCCGAAGAGCGAGCGCTACGCGTCGGTCTCGGGGCTCGCGGCGATCTCCAACGACCGCGCCAAGATCCGCGAACTGTTTTCCATGGCCGCAAAGGCCTGGTGGGACAGCCCGGAGGATCCTTCCATTCGGCTGGTTCGGGTGACGCCCCGGGAGGCGGAAATCTGGAAGGGTCCCGGCCGGGTCGTATCGATGATCAAGATGGCCGCCGCCGCGGCGACCGGCGGGCGCCCCGACCTCGGCGAGAATGCCAAGGTGAAGATGGGCTGA